The DNA region GATGGTCTAGATGACCGGTGATGACCACATATTCGTTTCGTAGCACCGGATCCGTTCCGCGCACCATGCCCACTACGTTCGCACTCACTTTGTCTTCGTATCGATTACCGGCTTTGAGCGATAGACGGACCGGTAACGCAAATCCGCTAGGCGCACCCTCGTTTGCTTCTTGGCGAATGGTCTCATAGGAACGCGGTGCACCGTCGAACAGCAGTCCGGATGCATCAGGTGACAGGATTCCACCAATTCGAATCGATGGCGCGCTGGTATGGGGCACGCCGTTTTTATCGATCCATGAAAGCGACATGCGGTTCGGGTTTTGGGTCATGCGTACCCACGGCGCGCGCATTTCGAGCAGATCGGTGTACACAGTAATGCCGGCTTTCGCCCCGTATTTCTGTGCGGTTTTGGCTTTGTTCGCCCCAGAACTGTAATAAGCGCCTTCCTCACTCGGCCAGCCCTTTGGAAAGCCGGAGATACTCACGACAATTTTGTCGCGTACGTCTAATCCCTCGTAGTCGTTGTGGCCACGATTTGGCGCATCAATGCCAAAACCGACAAACACTGCCTCGCCTTCGAATTCGTTTACCTCGTCAATTGGTGAACTGCGCAGCAAAAAGTCGTGTTGAAAGACGAGTTCTGTCGACTCGCCCGGTCGAATCAACGTCAGGCTGATCTGATTGGTGTTGCGCCACGAGGCGCGCAGGGGTACTGGTTGAAACCACGATCCGTCTGCCCCCCCTGGAACCAGTCCCATGAGTTCAAATTGAGTGGCGACGTATTCCGCGGCAATATCGTAGCCTGCGGTGCCGGCTTCGCGGCCCTCGAGCAGATCGCTGGCCAAAAACTGCACGTGAGCTTTGAAAGCGTTAGCCGAAAACGCGGGCGTCGACTCGGTGCCGATGTCGGTCGACGTGGCACAGGCGGCGAGAAACAGGCAGGCAGCGAGAATTCTTTTCATGTAGCAATCCGATGAATGCAGCAAGATCGAGCGATTGGTCCGGCGCACCGCTTAGGCGGCAACCGTCAAAGGAAAGAGCGTCAGACGATAGCACGTTGTTGGCATGACAGCGTGACACGTCGACAATGGCCAACGACTTCGTATAATCGACATTAACTCCGTTGAATAGGATTGCGCGATGCTGTTAAACACGCCTACCGTCGACACTGGCTGGACCGCGGCCGATTTCACGTTGCCGGATTTTGACGGCAACTCTGTGACGTTGGACAGCGTTAAAGGTCAAAATGGCTTTTTGGTTGCGTTTATTTGTAACCACTGTCCCTATGTGAAGGCGATTGCTGATCGATTCGTGCAGGATGCTGCGATTCTTGCCAGTCAAAATTTTGGTGTTGTCGCCATTAATTCCAATGACTATCTACGCTATCCCGACGACAGCCCGCCCAAAATGAAAGAGTTCGCGGGTCGGCATGGTTTTGACTTTCCG from Pseudomonadota bacterium includes:
- a CDS encoding M28 family metallopeptidase, producing the protein MKRILAACLFLAACATSTDIGTESTPAFSANAFKAHVQFLASDLLEGREAGTAGYDIAAEYVATQFELMGLVPGGADGSWFQPVPLRASWRNTNQISLTLIRPGESTELVFQHDFLLRSSPIDEVNEFEGEAVFVGFGIDAPNRGHNDYEGLDVRDKIVVSISGFPKGWPSEEGAYYSSGANKAKTAQKYGAKAGITVYTDLLEMRAPWVRMTQNPNRMSLSWIDKNGVPHTSAPSIRIGGILSPDASGLLFDGAPRSYETIRQEANEGAPSGFALPVRLSLKAGNRYEDKVSANVVGMVRGTDPVLRNEYVVITGHLDHLGIGTPVDGDAIYNGALDNAAGIAAMLEAARALQSDPPRRSVIFLAVTAEEKGLLGADYYARNPTVPIESIVANVNLDMPVLTYDFTNVIGFGATHSSLEQSMRTALAKMGLGLAPDPFPQQAIFVRSDHYRFVQQGVPAIMLATGTDSVDGKGKGLEQLNAFLRTHYHQPSDELNRDIDFAAGAKFAEVNYYILKAIADATERPTWNEGDFFGDLFSSPSP
- a CDS encoding thioredoxin family protein, whose translation is MLLNTPTVDTGWTAADFTLPDFDGNSVTLDSVKGQNGFLVAFICNHCPYVKAIADRFVQDAAILASQNFGVVAINSNDYLRYPDDSPPKMKEFAGRHGFDFPYLVDEDQSVGRAYDAVCTPDFFGFDANSQLRYRGRLDDARMANADNRVAELVNAMQQIARTGEGPVEQHPSMGCSIKWRS